In the genome of Haemophilus pittmaniae, one region contains:
- a CDS encoding pyridoxal phosphate-dependent aminotransferase: protein MRTFPKSDKLEHVCYDIRGPVHKEALRLEEEGNKILKLNIGNPAPFGFEAPDEILVDVIRNLPSAQGYCDSKGLYSARKAIVQYYQSKNIHDATVNDVYIGNGVSELITMSMQALLNDGDEVLVPMPDYPLWTAAVTLAGGTAVHYLCDEEANWFPSIEDIKAKVNKKTKAIVVINPNNPTGAVYSKELLLEIVEIARQNNLIIFADEIYDKILYDNAIHHHIAALAPDILTITFNGLSKAYRVAGFRQGWMILNGPKQHAKGYIEGLDMLASMRLCANVPMQHAIQTALGGYQSINEFIQPGGRLLEQRNRAYELITQIPGITCVKPMGAMYMFPKIDIQKFNIHSDEKFVLDLLRKEKVLLVHGKGFNWHSPDHFRVVTLPYENILEEAIGKLARFLQNYRQ from the coding sequence ATGAGAACATTCCCAAAATCCGATAAATTGGAACATGTTTGTTATGACATTCGTGGACCTGTACATAAAGAAGCGCTTCGCTTAGAAGAAGAAGGTAATAAAATTTTAAAGCTCAATATTGGTAATCCTGCGCCTTTCGGTTTTGAAGCTCCAGATGAGATTTTGGTCGATGTGATCCGTAATCTGCCATCAGCACAAGGTTATTGCGATTCTAAAGGGCTATATTCTGCACGTAAGGCTATTGTGCAATATTATCAGTCGAAAAATATTCATGATGCCACCGTAAATGATGTTTATATCGGTAACGGTGTATCTGAATTAATTACAATGTCAATGCAGGCATTATTAAATGATGGCGATGAAGTTTTAGTTCCGATGCCGGACTACCCGCTATGGACAGCAGCGGTCACCTTAGCCGGCGGAACGGCAGTGCATTATTTATGTGATGAGGAAGCCAATTGGTTCCCTTCTATTGAAGACATTAAAGCGAAGGTAAACAAAAAAACCAAAGCCATTGTGGTGATTAATCCGAATAACCCAACCGGCGCTGTTTATAGCAAAGAATTATTGCTAGAGATCGTAGAAATCGCGCGACAAAATAATTTAATTATTTTTGCCGATGAAATTTATGACAAAATTCTCTATGACAACGCCATTCACCATCATATTGCCGCACTAGCGCCGGATATTTTAACGATTACCTTCAATGGTCTATCAAAAGCCTATCGCGTGGCAGGTTTCCGTCAAGGTTGGATGATTCTTAACGGGCCAAAACAACATGCCAAAGGCTATATCGAAGGCTTAGATATGCTTGCCTCTATGCGCCTTTGTGCCAATGTTCCAATGCAACATGCAATTCAAACGGCGTTAGGTGGTTATCAAAGTATTAACGAATTTATTCAACCGGGTGGGCGTCTATTAGAGCAGCGTAATCGCGCTTACGAACTCATTACTCAAATCCCAGGGATTACGTGTGTGAAACCGATGGGGGCCATGTATATGTTCCCGAAAATCGATATCCAAAAATTTAATATCCACAGCGATGAGAAATTTGTGTTGGATTTACTGCGCAAGGAAAAAGTACTGCTTGTGCATGGTAAAGGCTTTAACTGGCATTCACCGGATCACTTCCGTGTAGTCACTCTACCTTATGAAAATATCTTAGAAGAAGCAATTGGTAAACTTGCCCGTTTCTTACAAAATTATCGACAATAA
- a CDS encoding isochorismate synthase, whose amino-acid sequence MDSLAYAAQSLAQQLREVSPKQGEIVCLCVTLKASLDGLQWLKAQHEYPQFYLTLRDCEKSYAAIGALRQFDSLDGAQNFIENTNFPLVGGLTFVGSAQFILPRILLEQSGETCQVSLFVEGNHSHEALAALEGLAQSQSLVPVAKVCVRQKRFRASPARWENWINQALDSIAEGKMSKLVLANETTFELESSLNPYDFLAESRQLNKGCYHFLWRQTADSTFLGSTPERLFARDGLQLHTEALAGTAPIGEDANAQQRWAQWLLNDDKNRLENELVVQDIAHNLQAWLATWQVADVAIKPLRTVQHLVRKISAELISSCRDADILALIHPTAAVAGLPQQAAKQRLQEIETFERDWYAGTLGLMSREQAEFCVTIRSAFIEQQQIRVFAGAGIVAGSDPLAEWKEIERKAAGLISLFATDNGEEK is encoded by the coding sequence ATGGATTCTTTAGCCTACGCGGCACAGTCATTAGCGCAGCAATTACGTGAAGTTTCTCCCAAGCAGGGAGAAATCGTGTGCTTGTGCGTCACGCTAAAAGCATCGCTGGACGGTTTACAATGGCTCAAGGCACAACATGAGTATCCGCAGTTTTATTTAACCCTGCGTGATTGTGAAAAAAGTTATGCGGCAATTGGTGCTTTGCGGCAATTCGATTCATTGGATGGTGCACAGAATTTTATAGAAAACACCAATTTCCCATTAGTCGGCGGGTTAACATTTGTTGGCAGTGCGCAATTTATTTTACCGCGTATTTTACTTGAACAATCCGGCGAGACTTGCCAAGTATCACTTTTTGTGGAAGGCAATCATTCTCATGAGGCTTTGGCTGCGCTTGAAGGATTAGCCCAATCTCAATCATTAGTTCCTGTCGCGAAGGTCTGTGTTCGTCAGAAACGGTTTCGCGCGTCCCCAGCACGTTGGGAAAATTGGATTAATCAGGCACTCGATAGCATTGCCGAAGGTAAGATGAGTAAGTTGGTATTAGCCAATGAAACCACTTTCGAGCTGGAGAGTTCACTTAATCCCTATGATTTTTTGGCAGAAAGTCGTCAGCTGAATAAAGGTTGCTATCATTTTTTATGGCGCCAAACAGCAGATAGTACTTTTTTAGGTTCAACACCGGAGCGTCTGTTTGCCCGCGATGGTTTGCAATTACATACTGAAGCCTTGGCTGGTACCGCTCCAATTGGTGAAGATGCTAATGCACAGCAACGTTGGGCTCAATGGTTATTAAACGATGATAAAAATCGTTTAGAAAATGAGTTAGTTGTGCAGGATATTGCGCATAATTTACAGGCTTGGCTCGCAACTTGGCAGGTCGCTGATGTCGCGATCAAACCTTTGCGTACGGTACAGCATTTAGTGCGTAAAATTAGTGCAGAATTAATTTCAAGCTGCCGTGATGCAGATATTTTAGCTTTAATCCATCCAACTGCAGCCGTCGCCGGTTTGCCACAACAGGCTGCCAAGCAGCGTTTACAGGAAATTGAAACCTTTGAACGGGATTGGTACGCCGGTACCTTAGGGCTGATGAGCCGTGAGCAGGCGGAATTTTGTGTTACGATTCGTTCCGCTTTTATTGAACAACAACAAATTCGAGTTTTTGCCGGAGCGGGCATTGTTGCCGGCTCGGATCCGCTTGCTGAGTGGAAAGAAATTGAACGTAAGGCGGCAGGGTTAATTTCCCTGTTTGCTACGGATAACGGAGAAGAAAAATAA
- the menD gene encoding 2-succinyl-5-enolpyruvyl-6-hydroxy-3-cyclohexene-1-carboxylic-acid synthase, whose amino-acid sequence MSVSVFNRVWSKVLLETLVRQGVQHFCIAPGSRSTPLTLEAVALQNASKARCYAHFDERGLGFFALGIAKSVQQPVAVIVTSGTAAAELYPAIIEARQSGVNLIVLTADRPPELWECGANQAIQQQNMFADYPVAAINLPKPATDYAAQWLIATVEQACFKQRQCPGVVHINVPFAEPLYDADPAQIDNHPWLTSIQRWLSQNKPWQQHPEAQQEVLMHEHWDNWRTKRGVIVAGQLSPEQAMGINSWANTMGWILLTDIQSGVEPTTPYADIWLANQTVRQKLLQADIVIQFGSRFISKRINQFLNEFNGEFWVVEAGQNDVDPYHHNLTRFNAKAHHWLRAHPPLRQKPWLLEPLALSKFCAGFIEQQVGGNLNEASLAHHIERVLPYNGILFLGNSLFVRLVDALTKLPEGYPIYTNRGASGIDGLLATAAGIAVGRDQPLVAMIGDTSTLYDLNSFALFKNVNQPTIIFVINNNGGAIFDMLPVDEEVKEQFYRLPHNSDFSQVAAMFDLKYAHPYTWADLSSVLKQAYARRKTTLIEIKTNPSDGSATYKRLIEQISHAVIGE is encoded by the coding sequence ATGTCAGTCAGCGTTTTTAATCGCGTTTGGTCAAAAGTTTTATTGGAAACCCTGGTTCGTCAAGGTGTACAACATTTTTGTATTGCCCCGGGTTCCCGTTCTACCCCGTTGACCTTAGAAGCTGTCGCCTTACAAAATGCGTCGAAAGCCCGTTGCTATGCGCATTTTGATGAGCGTGGTTTGGGCTTTTTTGCATTAGGTATTGCCAAATCTGTGCAACAACCAGTAGCGGTTATTGTGACTTCCGGTACGGCGGCTGCAGAACTTTATCCGGCTATCATTGAAGCCCGCCAGAGCGGTGTTAATTTAATTGTATTGACAGCCGATCGTCCGCCGGAATTATGGGAATGTGGCGCTAATCAAGCGATCCAGCAACAAAATATGTTTGCCGATTATCCTGTGGCGGCAATTAATTTACCGAAACCTGCGACGGATTATGCCGCTCAGTGGCTGATTGCAACCGTTGAACAGGCTTGTTTTAAGCAACGTCAATGTCCGGGCGTTGTGCATATTAATGTGCCTTTTGCTGAGCCTTTGTACGATGCCGATCCTGCACAAATTGATAATCACCCTTGGTTGACGTCAATTCAGCGCTGGCTTAGCCAAAATAAACCTTGGCAACAGCATCCGGAAGCACAACAGGAAGTGTTGATGCACGAGCATTGGGATAATTGGCGTACTAAGCGTGGCGTGATCGTTGCCGGTCAGCTTTCGCCGGAACAAGCCATGGGGATCAATTCTTGGGCGAATACCATGGGCTGGATATTATTAACCGATATTCAATCCGGTGTTGAACCGACAACACCTTATGCGGATATTTGGCTGGCCAATCAAACGGTGCGTCAAAAATTGTTACAAGCGGATATAGTGATCCAATTTGGTTCGCGTTTTATTAGTAAACGTATTAATCAATTCTTAAATGAATTTAATGGTGAGTTTTGGGTAGTTGAAGCGGGGCAAAATGATGTCGATCCTTACCATCATAATCTCACCCGTTTCAATGCTAAGGCGCATCATTGGTTGCGAGCCCATCCGCCATTACGTCAAAAACCTTGGTTATTAGAGCCGTTGGCATTGTCGAAATTCTGTGCCGGTTTTATTGAACAACAAGTTGGCGGTAATCTCAATGAAGCCTCCTTAGCACATCATATCGAACGGGTATTGCCTTATAACGGCATTCTGTTTTTAGGTAATAGCCTGTTTGTTCGTTTAGTAGATGCATTAACCAAATTGCCGGAAGGCTATCCGATTTATACCAATCGTGGTGCTAGCGGTATTGATGGCCTATTGGCTACCGCTGCCGGGATTGCGGTAGGGCGCGATCAGCCATTAGTGGCGATGATTGGGGATACTTCGACGCTATACGATTTAAATTCCTTTGCGCTGTTTAAAAACGTAAACCAACCGACTATTATTTTTGTGATCAATAACAATGGCGGTGCGATTTTTGATATGTTGCCGGTGGATGAGGAGGTGAAAGAACAATTCTATCGCCTGCCACATAATAGTGATTTTTCTCAAGTGGCTGCTATGTTTGATCTCAAATATGCACATCCTTATACTTGGGCGGATCTTAGCTCCGTGCTAAAACAGGCCTATGCCCGCCGTAAAACGACTTTGATTGAAATTAAAACCAATCCATCGGATGGCAGCGCAACCTATAAGCGTTTAATCGAACAAATCAGTCATGCGGTGATCGGAGAATAG
- the menH gene encoding 2-succinyl-6-hydroxy-2,4-cyclohexadiene-1-carboxylate synthase, giving the protein MTTPILILLHGLLGSADDWAPLQRYLTDIPTLALDLPGHGTQRDIAVADFTEASHWLAEKIRQHLGEAPYILLGYSMGGRLALHYVLQSGIPLGDLRGVIVEGANFGLSNAQEKALRWQQDLLWAERFCHETPQVVLQDWYQQPVFAHLTEEQRQALIRKRSEQCGANIGSILAALSLAKQMDFRPLLTQMPIPFYYFCGAQDNKFQNISRQAGIEPHLIAAAGHNAHRENPELFAQKLQNCLLKIADSTGK; this is encoded by the coding sequence ATGACAACACCAATCTTAATTTTATTGCATGGTTTGCTGGGGAGTGCTGATGATTGGGCTCCGTTGCAACGCTACTTAACGGATATCCCTACCTTGGCATTAGATTTGCCGGGGCATGGTACGCAGCGTGACATTGCTGTGGCCGATTTTACCGAGGCTTCGCATTGGTTGGCTGAAAAAATTCGGCAACATCTCGGGGAAGCTCCTTATATCTTGCTGGGGTATTCCATGGGTGGGCGTTTGGCGCTGCATTATGTGCTGCAGTCTGGTATTCCCCTAGGTGATTTACGTGGGGTGATTGTAGAAGGTGCGAATTTCGGTTTGTCGAATGCGCAAGAAAAGGCGCTACGCTGGCAGCAGGATTTGCTCTGGGCTGAACGATTTTGCCATGAAACGCCGCAAGTTGTGCTACAGGATTGGTATCAACAGCCAGTATTTGCGCATTTGACAGAGGAACAACGTCAAGCATTGATTCGCAAACGTAGTGAGCAATGTGGTGCCAATATCGGCTCAATATTAGCCGCATTATCGTTGGCTAAACAAATGGATTTCCGACCTCTACTTACACAAATGCCGATACCTTTTTATTATTTTTGTGGTGCACAGGATAATAAATTTCAAAATATATCCCGCCAAGCAGGAATTGAACCTCATTTGATTGCTGCTGCCGGGCACAATGCTCATCGAGAAAATCCCGAATTATTTGCCCAAAAACTGCAAAATTGTCTGTTAAAAATTGCCGATTCAACGGGAAAATAG